From the Billgrantia sulfidoxydans genome, one window contains:
- a CDS encoding Crp/Fnr family transcriptional regulator encodes MTLLDSVVMQGLGLHAVLTAEDKALLLGLELNPRRVSAGEVLWQESADVDLFCVVKEGWAYSYRNLGNGSMQILKVYLPGDIIGIRDFGFSRRLAGVAMINDGVVSPFTHQQLFELFGRSPALAAGIMATAVRQQAILTERLVYLGRYAAHERLAHFLYELYLRLKRIGAVKENGFHMPLSQEQIGDALGLSAVHVSRTFSMLRDEGLVIRDRQHTVLPDPDALARLVEFNDTYIDEALPPVFHSFA; translated from the coding sequence GTGACCCTACTCGACAGTGTAGTGATGCAGGGGCTTGGTCTTCACGCCGTGTTGACGGCGGAGGACAAGGCCCTGTTGCTGGGCCTCGAGCTCAATCCAAGGCGCGTGTCGGCCGGGGAAGTGCTGTGGCAGGAGAGTGCGGACGTGGACCTGTTCTGCGTGGTCAAGGAGGGCTGGGCCTACTCCTACCGCAATCTCGGCAATGGATCGATGCAGATACTGAAGGTCTATCTACCCGGCGACATCATTGGTATACGGGATTTCGGCTTCTCGCGCCGTCTGGCGGGCGTGGCGATGATCAACGACGGCGTGGTCAGCCCGTTCACGCACCAGCAGCTCTTCGAGCTCTTCGGCCGCTCGCCGGCGCTAGCGGCCGGCATCATGGCAACGGCGGTGCGGCAGCAGGCGATTCTCACCGAGCGGCTGGTCTACCTGGGCCGCTACGCCGCCCACGAACGGCTGGCGCACTTCCTCTACGAGCTCTACCTGCGCCTCAAGCGGATCGGGGCGGTCAAGGAGAATGGTTTCCACATGCCGCTCTCCCAGGAGCAGATCGGCGATGCCCTGGGGCTGAGTGCGGTGCACGTCAGCCGCACCTTCTCCATGCTGCGCGACGAGGGGCTGGTGATCCGTGACCGCCAGCACACGGTCCTGCCCGACCCGGACGCCTTGGCGCGGCTGGTCGAGTTCAACGACACCTACATCGACGAGGCCCTGCCACCGGTGTTCCACAGCTTCGCTTGA
- the gap gene encoding type I glyceraldehyde-3-phosphate dehydrogenase: MTLKIAINGFGRIGRNVLRALYENGYRNRVEVVAINDLGDPALNAHLLRHDTVHGHFPFKVEHDEESLSVDGDRIAILSQRDPAALPWKTLGVDLVMECTGLFTKREAAAKHLDAGAKRVLISAPSPDADATVVYGVNEDVLKPEHKVVSNASCTTNCLAPVAKALNDTVGIENGLMTTVHAYTNDQNLSDVYHSDPYRARSATHSMIPTKTGAAAAVGLVLPELAGKFDGLAVRVPVINVSLVDLVFTAGRDTTKEEINAILAKAADASPVLAVNAQPLVSIDFNHDANSSTFDANHTRVNGRLVKVMAWYDNEWGFSNRMLDTALAMQAASDAKREAA; the protein is encoded by the coding sequence ATGACGCTCAAGATCGCCATCAACGGCTTCGGTCGTATCGGTCGTAACGTGCTGCGTGCTCTGTACGAGAACGGCTACCGCAACCGGGTGGAAGTGGTGGCCATCAACGACCTGGGCGACCCTGCCCTCAACGCCCACCTGCTGCGCCACGACACTGTGCACGGTCATTTTCCCTTCAAGGTGGAGCACGACGAGGAGAGCCTGAGCGTGGATGGCGACCGCATCGCCATCCTCTCCCAGCGCGACCCGGCTGCGCTGCCCTGGAAGACGCTGGGCGTCGACCTGGTGATGGAGTGCACCGGCCTGTTCACCAAGCGCGAGGCCGCCGCCAAGCATCTCGACGCGGGCGCCAAGCGCGTGCTCATCTCCGCGCCGAGCCCGGACGCCGATGCCACCGTGGTCTACGGCGTCAACGAGGACGTGCTCAAGCCCGAGCACAAGGTGGTCTCCAACGCCTCCTGCACCACCAACTGCCTGGCCCCCGTGGCCAAGGCGCTCAACGACACGGTGGGCATCGAGAACGGCCTGATGACCACGGTGCACGCCTACACCAACGATCAGAACCTGTCTGACGTCTATCACAGCGACCCCTACCGGGCGCGTAGCGCCACGCACTCGATGATTCCGACCAAGACCGGCGCTGCCGCCGCGGTCGGCCTGGTGCTGCCGGAGCTGGCCGGCAAGTTCGACGGCCTGGCGGTGCGGGTGCCGGTGATCAACGTCTCGCTGGTGGACCTGGTCTTCACCGCCGGGCGCGATACCACCAAGGAAGAGATCAACGCCATCCTGGCCAAGGCCGCCGACGCCTCACCGGTGCTGGCGGTGAACGCCCAGCCGCTGGTATCGATCGATTTCAACCACGACGCCAACTCCTCCACCTTCGACGCCAACCACACCCGGGTGAACGGCCGCCTGGTGAAGGTGATGGCCTGGTACGATAACGAGTGGGGCTTCTCCAACCGCATGCTCGACACTGCGCTCGCCATGCAGGCCGCGAGTGACGCCAAGCGCGAGGCGGCGTGA
- the smpB gene encoding SsrA-binding protein SmpB, protein MANKKAKGKGPGGNVIAQNKKARFEYHIDETFEAGLVLAGWEVKSLRAGKAQLTDTYILVKDGEAWLLGSHITPLNTASTHEIADPSRTRKLLLHRKEIAKIFSRSQEKGHTCVPLKLYWKGNRVKCELALVTGKKLHDKRATEKDRDWQRQKGRIMREHTKA, encoded by the coding sequence ATGGCCAACAAGAAAGCCAAGGGCAAGGGTCCCGGCGGCAACGTCATCGCCCAGAACAAGAAGGCTCGCTTCGAGTATCACATCGACGAGACCTTCGAGGCCGGCCTGGTGCTGGCCGGCTGGGAGGTGAAGAGCCTGCGCGCCGGCAAGGCCCAGCTCACCGATACCTATATCCTGGTGAAGGACGGCGAGGCGTGGCTGCTGGGCAGCCACATCACACCGCTCAACACCGCCAGCACTCACGAGATCGCCGACCCCTCGCGCACGCGCAAGCTGCTGCTGCACAGGAAGGAGATCGCCAAGATCTTCTCGCGCTCGCAGGAGAAGGGGCACACCTGCGTGCCGCTCAAGCTCTACTGGAAGGGCAACCGGGTGAAGTGCGAGCTGGCGCTGGTGACGGGCAAGAAGCTGCACGACAAGCGCGCCACCGAGAAGGACCGCGACTGGCAGCGCCAGAAGGGTCGCATCATGCGGGAACATACCAAGGCCTGA
- a CDS encoding saccharopine dehydrogenase family protein: MSKVLIIGAGGVGGVVTHKCAQHPEVFSEICLASRNEDKCKAIAAQLDRPIQTAQVDADSVEALVALIESFKPDVLIHVALPYQDLTIMEACLKTGVPYLDTANYEHPDEAKFEYKEQWAFHDRYAEAGNMATLGCGFDPGMTNIYCAYAQKNLFDEIHRIDILDANGGDHGYPFATNFNPEINIREITANGRYWEKGEWKETAPLAEKRKFDFDGIGEKDIYLLYHEELESLSQNIKGLERIRFWMTFSEKYITHLKVLENVGMTRIEPIKVGDCEIAPLQFLKAVLPDPASLGPRTKGKTNIGIIADGIKDGKRRKVYIYNICDHEACYREVQSQAISYTTGVPAVTGAMLMLEGIWKGAGVFNVEQLDPDPFMARIGDMGLPWQMVELDPDHDPLA; the protein is encoded by the coding sequence ATGAGCAAAGTCCTGATTATCGGCGCCGGTGGCGTCGGAGGCGTCGTCACCCACAAGTGTGCACAGCATCCCGAAGTGTTCAGCGAGATCTGCCTGGCCAGTCGCAACGAAGACAAGTGCAAGGCCATCGCCGCCCAGCTGGATCGCCCGATCCAGACGGCCCAGGTGGACGCCGACAGCGTCGAGGCCCTGGTGGCGCTGATCGAGTCGTTCAAGCCGGACGTGCTGATCCACGTGGCCCTGCCCTATCAGGACCTGACCATCATGGAGGCATGCCTCAAGACCGGCGTGCCCTACCTCGACACTGCCAACTACGAGCACCCGGACGAGGCCAAGTTCGAGTACAAGGAGCAGTGGGCGTTCCACGACCGCTACGCCGAGGCCGGCAACATGGCCACCCTGGGCTGCGGCTTCGACCCGGGCATGACCAACATCTACTGCGCCTACGCCCAGAAGAACCTGTTCGACGAGATCCACCGCATCGACATCCTGGATGCCAACGGCGGTGATCACGGCTATCCCTTCGCCACCAACTTCAACCCCGAGATCAACATTCGCGAGATCACCGCGAACGGTCGCTACTGGGAGAAGGGCGAGTGGAAGGAGACCGCGCCGCTGGCCGAGAAGCGCAAGTTCGACTTCGACGGCATCGGCGAGAAGGACATCTACCTGCTCTACCACGAGGAGCTCGAATCGCTCAGCCAGAACATCAAGGGGCTGGAGCGCATCCGCTTCTGGATGACCTTCTCCGAGAAGTACATCACCCACCTCAAGGTGCTCGAGAACGTCGGCATGACCCGCATCGAGCCGATCAAGGTGGGCGATTGCGAGATCGCCCCGCTGCAGTTCCTCAAGGCGGTGCTGCCCGACCCGGCCTCGCTCGGCCCGCGGACCAAGGGCAAGACCAACATCGGCATCATTGCCGACGGCATCAAGGACGGCAAGCGGCGCAAGGTGTACATCTACAACATCTGCGACCATGAGGCCTGCTACCGCGAGGTGCAGTCCCAGGCGATCTCCTACACCACCGGCGTGCCGGCGGTGACCGGCGCCATGCTGATGCTGGAGGGGATCTGGAAGGGCGCGGGCGTGTTCAACGTCGAGCAGCTCGACCCCGACCCCTTCATGGCGCGCATCGGCGACATGGGCCTGCCGTGGCAGATGGTCGAGCTCGACCCCGACCACGATCCGCTGGCCTGA
- the nspC gene encoding carboxynorspermidine decarboxylase, producing MTASDMDEPVYPFDLDACPSPAYVVDDALLRRNLELLRQVQEESGARILLALKGFAMWDTFPLVSQYLVGTTASGQDEARLGAETFGGEVHVYSPAFTAEEMEVVLQYADHISFNSPGQWQRYRDTVAAAARRVSCGLRVNPEYSEGKVAIYDPCAPGSRLGTRATDFEGADLAGLEGLHFHTLCEQNSDALERTLEAFEAKFGRYLADKQWVNFGGGHHITRPDYDVERLVRVIRGFRQRHPHLTVYLEPGEAIALNTGYLVCTVLDIVDNDGPNAILDTSATAHMPDVLEMPYRPQIIGAGEPGEKAHTYRLGGTTCLAGDVIGRYSFDTPLAIGDRLVFTDMAHYTMVKTTTFNGIRLPSICRIDEVSREVRTVKRFGYEAYKERLS from the coding sequence ATGACAGCAAGCGACATGGACGAACCGGTCTACCCGTTCGACCTCGACGCCTGCCCCTCGCCGGCCTACGTGGTCGACGACGCGCTGCTGCGCCGCAACCTGGAGTTGCTCAGGCAGGTCCAGGAGGAGAGCGGCGCGCGGATCCTGCTGGCGCTGAAGGGCTTCGCCATGTGGGACACCTTCCCGCTGGTGAGCCAGTATCTGGTGGGCACCACCGCCAGCGGGCAGGACGAGGCGCGCCTGGGCGCGGAGACCTTCGGCGGCGAGGTGCACGTCTACTCGCCGGCCTTCACCGCCGAGGAGATGGAGGTGGTCCTGCAGTATGCCGACCACATCAGCTTCAACTCCCCGGGGCAGTGGCAGCGCTACCGCGACACTGTCGCGGCGGCGGCGCGCCGGGTCTCCTGCGGGCTACGGGTGAACCCCGAGTACTCCGAAGGCAAGGTGGCCATCTACGACCCCTGCGCGCCCGGCTCACGGCTGGGCACGCGGGCGACGGACTTCGAGGGCGCCGATCTCGCCGGGCTGGAGGGCCTGCACTTCCACACCCTGTGCGAACAGAACAGCGACGCCCTGGAACGCACGCTGGAGGCATTCGAGGCCAAGTTCGGGCGTTATCTCGCCGACAAGCAGTGGGTCAATTTCGGCGGCGGGCATCACATCACCCGCCCCGACTACGACGTCGAACGACTGGTACGGGTGATTCGCGGCTTCCGCCAGCGCCACCCGCACCTCACCGTCTACCTGGAGCCTGGCGAGGCGATCGCGCTGAACACCGGCTACCTGGTCTGCACGGTGCTGGATATCGTCGACAACGACGGCCCCAACGCCATCCTCGACACCTCGGCCACCGCGCACATGCCCGACGTGCTGGAGATGCCCTACCGGCCGCAGATCATCGGCGCCGGCGAACCGGGCGAGAAGGCCCATACCTACCGCCTGGGCGGCACCACCTGCCTGGCCGGCGACGTGATCGGCCGCTACTCGTTCGACACACCGCTGGCCATCGGCGATCGCCTGGTGTTCACCGACATGGCCCACTACACCATGGTCAAGACCACCACCTTCAACGGCATTCGCTTGCCGTCGATCTGCCGGATCGACGAAGTCAGCCGCGAGGTGCGCACGGTGAAGCGCTTCGGCTATGAAGCCTACAAGGAGCGCCTCAGCTAG
- a CDS encoding aspartate kinase — MTTVFKFGGASIKDADAIRHLTPLIEKHTDRPLVVVVSAMGKTTNKLEALLAAARSEGKEEAYRECFEALQADHHEAMEVLFGDSRDSPAERVDALFDELDALHRKHRASPYARHYDQTVCYGELISTTIVAAWLNHCGIATDWHDARELVRTDACHQAANLDWAATADAIRGRLRGSERVILTQGFIGGTEQGEATTLGREGSDFSAAIFAHCLDAREVVIWKDVTGLFNADPRRFDNAIQLERLSYAEATELAWHGAKVIHPKTLGPLQEKSIPLTVRSFETPDAAPSVIDAERRFDAEAPCCILREEQVWVEVLPRDFAFMDEPRQHDILGRLVEAGLHANLVDSSAMRFALCLDDKPERLEQLIDSLEADYEINREDGLTLLTVRHPRPGMMDILSEGREALAERRNATTAQRLFRSSDCPETWHIPESR, encoded by the coding sequence ATGACGACCGTGTTCAAGTTCGGCGGCGCCTCGATCAAGGATGCCGATGCCATACGCCACCTGACCCCGCTGATCGAGAAGCACACCGATAGGCCGCTGGTCGTGGTGGTCTCGGCCATGGGCAAGACCACCAACAAGCTGGAAGCGCTGCTTGCCGCCGCCCGCAGCGAAGGCAAGGAAGAGGCCTACCGCGAGTGCTTCGAGGCCCTGCAGGCGGACCACCACGAGGCGATGGAGGTGCTGTTCGGCGATTCTCGTGACTCACCGGCCGAGCGCGTCGATGCCCTGTTCGACGAGCTCGACGCCCTGCACCGCAAGCACCGAGCCAGCCCCTATGCCAGGCACTACGACCAGACCGTGTGCTACGGCGAGCTGATCTCCACCACCATCGTCGCGGCCTGGCTCAACCACTGCGGTATCGCCACCGACTGGCACGATGCCCGCGAACTGGTGCGCACCGACGCCTGTCATCAGGCCGCCAATCTCGACTGGGCCGCCACCGCCGACGCCATTCGCGGGCGTCTGAGGGGCAGCGAACGCGTGATCCTGACCCAGGGCTTCATCGGCGGCACCGAGCAGGGTGAGGCCACCACCCTGGGCCGCGAGGGCTCGGACTTCAGCGCGGCGATCTTCGCCCACTGCCTCGATGCCCGCGAGGTGGTGATCTGGAAGGACGTCACCGGCCTGTTCAACGCCGACCCCAGGCGCTTCGACAACGCCATACAGCTCGAGCGCCTCTCCTACGCCGAGGCCACCGAACTGGCCTGGCATGGCGCCAAGGTGATCCACCCCAAGACCCTGGGGCCGCTGCAGGAGAAGTCGATTCCGCTGACGGTGCGCTCCTTCGAGACGCCCGATGCCGCGCCCAGCGTGATCGACGCCGAGCGCCGTTTCGATGCCGAGGCGCCCTGCTGCATCCTGCGTGAAGAGCAGGTCTGGGTAGAGGTGCTGCCGCGCGATTTCGCCTTCATGGACGAACCGCGCCAGCACGACATTCTCGGCCGGCTGGTGGAGGCCGGCCTGCATGCCAATCTGGTCGACAGCAGCGCCATGCGCTTCGCCCTCTGTCTCGACGACAAGCCCGAGCGGCTCGAGCAGCTGATCGACTCGCTCGAGGCCGACTACGAAATCAACCGCGAGGATGGGCTGACGCTGCTGACCGTGCGCCATCCCCGGCCGGGGATGATGGATATCCTCAGCGAGGGTCGCGAAGCGCTGGCCGAGCGGCGCAACGCCACCACCGCCCAGCGCCTGTTCCGCAGCAGCGACTGCCCCGAGACCTGGCATATCCCCGAATCCCGTTAG
- a CDS encoding RnfH family protein: MAAEAKLEVEVAFALPERQRIVTLEVPPGTTARQAVALAKLDDLFPEVPPATFAEADLGIFGKRLRDPDDHRLRAGDRVEVYRPLEVDPMEARARRAGR; encoded by the coding sequence ATGGCCGCTGAGGCGAAGCTCGAGGTGGAGGTCGCCTTTGCCCTGCCCGAGAGGCAGCGCATCGTGACGCTCGAGGTGCCGCCGGGCACCACGGCGCGCCAGGCCGTCGCCCTGGCCAAGCTGGACGACCTCTTCCCCGAGGTGCCGCCCGCGACCTTTGCCGAGGCGGACCTGGGGATCTTCGGCAAGCGGCTGCGCGACCCCGATGACCATCGCCTGCGCGCTGGCGACCGGGTCGAGGTCTATCGTCCTCTTGAGGTCGACCCCATGGAGGCGCGTGCCCGGCGCGCCGGGCGCTAG
- a CDS encoding type II toxin-antitoxin system RatA family toxin yields MPMVNRSALVRHTPQDMFELVNDFERYPEFLPGCRRARLLERDESHLIGEMTLGRAGLEQSFTTRNDLIEPERIEMSLVSGPFKRLRGRWLFLPMGEGTCKVCLEMEFEFANRLLGMAFGKLFQQVAGQLVDAFTRRADEIYGR; encoded by the coding sequence ATGCCAATGGTCAATCGGTCCGCCCTGGTGCGGCACACCCCTCAGGACATGTTCGAACTGGTCAACGACTTCGAGCGCTACCCCGAGTTCCTGCCGGGCTGTCGGCGGGCTCGGCTGCTCGAGCGCGACGAGTCGCACCTGATCGGTGAGATGACCCTGGGACGGGCGGGCCTCGAGCAGAGCTTCACCACCCGCAACGACCTGATCGAACCCGAGCGCATCGAGATGTCGCTGGTCAGCGGGCCGTTCAAGCGCCTGCGCGGGCGCTGGCTGTTCCTGCCGATGGGCGAGGGTACCTGCAAGGTGTGCCTGGAAATGGAGTTCGAGTTCGCCAACCGGCTGCTGGGCATGGCCTTCGGCAAACTGTTTCAGCAGGTGGCGGGGCAGTTGGTCGATGCCTTCACCCGCCGGGCCGACGAAATCTATGGCCGCTGA